In the genome of Phlebotomus papatasi isolate M1 chromosome 2, Ppap_2.1, whole genome shotgun sequence, one region contains:
- the LOC129802462 gene encoding transmembrane protein 183-like — translation MSKKVKNRAKKYQAAADFTDFTINECANSVVPVPVLIGKKKQFVECNSTKKLVELAERNEREILENSNENLPESCEATAKKIQKNVKKTYADYCIDVWWLISKHIMPEDVLRFALICRKTACVVSMEKFWSHLYRRFYTRTAELPSQLQPRLLGKQEGLRNAVIRSLFYTYPPFKASLPQRTNRDPVCLVGKRLESSWFVQKPREELKWTFIYTFRPRTYKEKRKIRLEEGKGLKSFPAENSHFLLISTRQFRPLPQFYGHDVFLKALTRPLATGFSKLPLKALKPLKPLKLTFEDYKRDTVQTITYEGAVFVQVIDWFSPLYETVILKLCDFEKGE, via the exons ATgtcgaaaaaagttaaaaacagGGCCAAGAAATATCAAGCTGCTGCAG ATTTCACAGATTTCACAATAAATGAATGTGCAAACTCAGTAGTACCAGTACCTGTTCTAATAGGGAAGAAAAAGCAGTTTGTAGAGTGCAATAGCACCAAAAAATTGGTGGAACTTGCAGAAAGAAATGAAAGAGAAATTCTGgagaattccaatgaaaatctcCCGGAAAGTTGTGAAGCAACAGCtaagaaaatccagaaaaatgttaaaaagaccTATGCAGACTATTGCATTGATGTGTGGTGGTTAATTTCCAAACACATAATGCCGGAGGATGTTCTGCGATTTGCCTTGATATGCCGGAAGACGGCCTGTGTGGTGAGTATGGAAAAATTCTGGTCCCATCTTTATCGACGATTCTACACAAGGACTGCAGAACTTCCATCTCAGCTCCAGCCACGATTGCTGGGGAAGCAAGAGGGTCTGAGAAATGCCGTAATTCGATCACTGTTCTACACATATCCTCCGTTTAAGGCAAGTCTGCCCCAGCGAACAAACAGAGATCCTGTTTGCCTCGTTGGGAAGCGCCTGGAATCATCGTGGTTTGTCCAGAAGCCTAGAGAGGAGCTAAAATGGACTTTCATCTACACCTTCAGGCCACGGACGTACAAAGAGAAGCGGAAAATTCGGCTGGAGGAGGGCAAAGGATTGAAAAGTTTTCCAGCTGAAAATAGTCATTTTCTCTTGATATCCACTCGACAATTTCGTCCCTTGCCTCAATTCTATGGTCACGATGTCTTTCTGAAAGCCCTAACGCGTCCACTGGCCACGGgattctcaaaattgcctcTGAAGGCTCTGAAGCCTCTGAAGCCTCTGAAGCTAACTTTTGAGGATTACAAGAGGGACACCGTGCAGACAATCACGTACGAAGGCGCCGTATTTGTCCAAGTTATCGACTGGTTCTCTCCCCTCTATGAGACGGTTATTCTGAAACTCTGTGATTTTGAAAAAGGTGAATAA